A stretch of Aureispira sp. CCB-E DNA encodes these proteins:
- a CDS encoding AAA domain-containing protein, producing MQIINQYQINELFYEVNERIKHWFCQDAKGVKHELLTIQRTKETAFILKCLFKYELPLLVNQSIEGIQNIQAIGFDEHEQCYFIVYEYLEGFVRLSSGRSMTSFQNLLDLAKGLESLQAKQYTTQIISPNTIRINSEGRAVLSYVGLWDLFRKEEVLPERQLSPDTQAFLKSNQNDVVSRPSHQDNVYALIKSFESFLKKEQKQMVVGAILQRGLFPQRADSLSSYSELIELLEQVSFKMPYDEKRRAIRVIVNRKAIDANTLRLLLKEMNQEVCLDLAHQRSDRGLITGRFSTANWNGKFVLNNDKSLFIPHCNNERNNRVWDAPYSFVLKASFSEYPSNYNCIPFFTQKFESQNDLLKLQRKQKSLVRAWKLLPEKELQQLEQNAFQVNYKHRTQDAEGRLVFRLSKTSISTWVRVAAIHQQSIGLCVERQLVGRLVDYDKIQKTIVLGDIHCLLEEIPKKGILKEDLRQESSQLRKQLEALQNFEASKIVNPLLCRILARPEVNAFVENQPLQEENYQAFSKTLFNPNLCNDRTQAEAVLEALNRQPLYLIQGPPGTGKTTVIIELLQQILQREKEAKILVTSQSNLAVDNVLEGILKINKRTQNSLPFMRLASKYTLNKSAIPTEIMAHTYEHKLQQWIQEKEQKSVDYIKGCSPSEQKQLKAIQQRWFAFLNGANVDLANGKKQAMVQTGHGAVDFLSALLQEVSIVGATCMHIASGQYQNMNFEFDYVIMDESSKATPSETLVPINMGRNIILIGDHQQLPPVVAKDRVLKGALKKTLVDNGLGEDRDFGKSLFETLIEAFEQDEKQKAHIKMLAVQYRMPAQIGSLISKYFYKNTLQNAAPELLKHTQHGLNLKKDTSIVFINTSNRSNPSDNGDSVHRSNACNVAVITELLTQLNTLYVGNKEQEKPLSIGVIAGYNGQVKLLRKAIDQKNYENFEALISVDTVDKFQGAERDIIIYDIVRSSPQKKDVIGFLEDHRRINVAFSRVKRLLFIVGDKDYLLNRAILHPQSAVKIFKLQQIVQALDKEGLVYDDFSDLLEKDF from the coding sequence ATGCAAATAATTAATCAATATCAAATTAATGAATTGTTTTACGAGGTCAATGAAAGAATAAAACATTGGTTTTGCCAAGATGCTAAAGGAGTAAAACATGAACTCTTAACGATTCAACGAACAAAAGAAACAGCTTTTATATTAAAATGTTTGTTTAAATATGAGTTGCCCCTTTTGGTGAACCAATCTATAGAAGGAATACAAAATATTCAAGCGATAGGTTTTGACGAGCACGAACAATGTTACTTTATTGTCTACGAATATTTAGAAGGCTTTGTTCGATTGAGTAGTGGTCGTTCTATGACAAGTTTTCAAAATCTGTTAGACCTAGCAAAAGGCTTGGAGAGCTTGCAAGCGAAACAATATACAACACAAATTATAAGTCCCAATACGATTCGGATTAATTCAGAAGGAAGGGCTGTATTGAGTTATGTGGGACTATGGGACTTGTTTAGAAAAGAAGAGGTATTGCCTGAACGACAACTCTCGCCAGATACACAGGCATTTCTGAAATCCAATCAAAATGATGTCGTCAGCCGCCCTAGTCATCAAGATAATGTGTACGCTTTAATCAAGAGTTTTGAATCGTTCTTAAAAAAAGAACAAAAGCAAATGGTTGTTGGGGCTATTTTACAAAGGGGTTTATTTCCTCAAAGAGCAGACTCTCTAAGTAGTTATTCAGAATTGATAGAATTATTAGAACAAGTTAGCTTTAAAATGCCTTACGATGAGAAACGTCGAGCAATTCGAGTGATTGTGAACCGAAAAGCTATTGATGCCAATACCTTGCGCTTGCTGTTGAAAGAAATGAATCAAGAAGTGTGTTTGGATTTGGCGCATCAGCGTTCGGATAGAGGCTTGATAACAGGGCGTTTTAGTACCGCAAATTGGAACGGAAAATTTGTATTAAATAATGATAAGTCGCTTTTTATTCCACATTGTAATAACGAACGCAACAACCGCGTTTGGGATGCTCCTTACTCTTTTGTGCTGAAAGCTTCTTTTTCAGAATATCCATCTAACTACAATTGCATCCCATTTTTTACTCAAAAGTTCGAGTCTCAAAATGACTTGCTCAAATTGCAACGCAAACAGAAAAGTTTGGTGCGTGCTTGGAAGTTATTACCAGAAAAAGAGTTACAACAGTTGGAGCAAAATGCGTTTCAAGTAAACTATAAGCACCGAACTCAAGACGCAGAGGGGCGATTGGTATTTCGACTAAGCAAAACAAGTATCAGTACTTGGGTGAGAGTAGCCGCAATACATCAACAATCAATTGGTTTGTGTGTGGAGAGGCAGTTGGTGGGGCGCTTGGTGGATTATGATAAGATCCAAAAAACCATTGTTTTGGGAGATATACACTGTCTATTGGAGGAAATTCCTAAGAAAGGAATTTTAAAAGAAGATCTTCGTCAGGAGAGTAGTCAGCTAAGAAAGCAGTTGGAAGCATTGCAAAACTTTGAAGCGTCAAAGATAGTTAATCCTTTGTTGTGTCGGATTCTGGCACGTCCTGAGGTGAATGCTTTTGTCGAGAATCAACCGTTGCAGGAGGAAAATTACCAAGCATTTAGCAAGACTTTGTTTAATCCAAATTTGTGTAACGATAGAACGCAAGCAGAAGCAGTGTTAGAAGCTTTAAATCGGCAGCCACTTTATTTAATTCAAGGACCTCCGGGGACAGGTAAAACAACGGTTATTATTGAGCTTTTGCAGCAAATATTGCAACGAGAAAAAGAAGCCAAAATATTGGTAACTTCTCAATCTAATCTAGCCGTTGATAATGTCTTGGAAGGGATTTTGAAGATAAATAAAAGAACACAAAATAGCTTGCCTTTTATGCGTTTGGCTAGTAAGTATACCTTGAATAAATCCGCTATACCCACAGAAATTATGGCGCATACCTACGAACACAAACTGCAACAATGGATTCAAGAAAAAGAACAAAAATCTGTGGACTATATCAAGGGTTGTTCTCCGTCAGAGCAAAAACAACTGAAGGCAATACAGCAACGTTGGTTTGCTTTTTTGAATGGTGCGAATGTTGATTTAGCAAATGGTAAAAAACAAGCAATGGTGCAAACTGGGCATGGAGCAGTTGACTTTTTAAGTGCTTTGTTGCAAGAAGTTTCCATTGTAGGGGCTACCTGTATGCACATCGCTAGCGGTCAATATCAAAATATGAATTTTGAGTTTGATTATGTTATTATGGATGAAAGTAGCAAAGCGACTCCTTCCGAAACATTGGTTCCTATCAATATGGGGCGAAATATTATTTTAATAGGTGATCATCAACAGTTACCGCCTGTGGTTGCTAAAGATAGAGTACTGAAAGGAGCTTTAAAAAAGACTTTAGTAGATAATGGTTTGGGGGAGGATAGAGATTTTGGAAAAAGTTTATTTGAAACATTAATTGAAGCATTTGAGCAAGATGAGAAACAAAAAGCACACATAAAAATGCTGGCGGTTCAATATCGAATGCCTGCCCAAATTGGAAGTTTGATTTCTAAGTATTTTTATAAGAATACATTGCAAAATGCAGCACCTGAACTATTGAAGCATACTCAGCATGGTTTGAATTTGAAAAAAGATACGTCAATTGTTTTTATAAATACTTCTAATCGTTCTAATCCTAGTGATAATGGAGATTCCGTTCATCGTAGCAATGCTTGTAATGTTGCTGTTATTACTGAATTGTTGACTCAATTAAATACTTTGTATGTGGGGAACAAAGAGCAGGAAAAACCACTTTCAATTGGTGTGATTGCTGGTTATAATGGACAAGTGAAGTTGTTGCGAAAAGCAATTGATCAAAAGAATTACGAAAATTTTGAAGCGTTGATCAGCGTGGATACTGTTGATAAATTTCAAGGGGCTGAACGAGATATTATTATTTATGATATTGTACGAAGTAGCCCTCAAAAGAAAGATGTTATTGGTTTTTTAGAAGATCATCGGCGTATTAATGTTGCTTTTTCGAGGGTCAAACGCTTGCTTTTTATTGTAGGCGACAAAGACTATCTATTAAATAGAGCAATCCTTCATCCACAAAGTGCGGTTAAAATATTTAAATTGCAGCAAATTGTTCAAGCGCTGGATAAAGAGGGACTTGTATATGATGATTTTAGTGACTTGTTAGAGAAAGATTTTTAG
- a CDS encoding GNAT family N-acetyltransferase: protein MFEYNVITRRCSKEEEIPYDLLLLADETIEAINRYIHQSDCYVFEHQGQLLGLYVLFPINNHCIEIKNIAVLESAQGKGIGTLLIRDAIQKAKEQSYTTILIGTANTAFKQLYLYQKEGFEIDDIKKNFFIDNYPTPIYEKGILLNHMIMLKKTIEQ, encoded by the coding sequence TTGTTTGAATATAATGTTATAACTAGACGCTGTTCTAAGGAAGAAGAAATTCCTTATGATTTGCTACTGCTTGCTGATGAAACGATAGAAGCTATTAATCGATACATCCATCAATCGGATTGTTATGTCTTTGAACACCAAGGGCAGCTGCTTGGTTTATATGTCTTATTCCCCATCAACAATCATTGCATAGAAATAAAAAACATTGCTGTTTTAGAAAGTGCTCAAGGCAAAGGAATTGGCACGTTGTTAATTAGAGATGCCATCCAAAAAGCAAAGGAGCAATCCTATACAACCATTCTTATAGGTACTGCTAATACGGCCTTCAAACAGTTGTATTTGTACCAAAAAGAGGGATTTGAAATTGATGACATCAAAAAGAATTTTTTTATTGATAATTATCCAACGCCTATTTACGAAAAAGGAATTCTTTTGAACCATATGATCATGCTAAAAAAAACAATTGAACAATAG
- the miaB gene encoding tRNA (N6-isopentenyl adenosine(37)-C2)-methylthiotransferase MiaB — protein sequence MYNDNPTIKNIDESKQGDVFFKEQVANQTDDNNKKFYIESYGCQMNFSDSEIVASILSEVGYSPTRDMDNSDLILINTCSIREKAEDTVRKRLRVFDKIKDKKPGTLVGVLGCMAERLKQKLLDQEKLVDLVVGPDAYRDLPNLIATAEDGDKGINVFLSREETYSNINPVRLGSNGVTAFVTIMRGCDNMCSFCVVPFTRGRERSRDPFSILAECTDLFNRGFREVTLLGQNVDSYKWKNPDTDETIDFADLLELTAKVSPDLRVRFSTSHPKDITDKVLFNMAKYENICKYIHLPVQSGNSNILKKMNRTYDREWYINKIHRIYEIMPDCAISSDMIAGFCGETEEEHQETLSIMEIAQYSMSYMFFYSERPNTLAHKKYEDDVPLEVKKRRLNEIIRLQNQMSFEHNRKEVGQYHKILIEKVSKKSDQELAGRTSQNKMVVFPREDAQIGTYAYVKIHDFTSATLKGTLVDEAEYLQHKA from the coding sequence ATGTACAACGACAATCCAACAATAAAAAACATAGACGAAAGCAAACAAGGTGATGTTTTCTTCAAAGAGCAAGTCGCTAATCAAACTGATGACAATAACAAAAAATTCTACATTGAGAGTTATGGTTGCCAGATGAATTTTAGTGATAGTGAAATTGTTGCCTCTATCCTATCTGAAGTAGGTTATTCTCCAACTAGGGATATGGATAACTCTGATTTGATTTTGATCAATACTTGTTCTATCCGAGAAAAAGCAGAGGATACCGTTCGCAAGCGATTGCGTGTCTTTGACAAAATCAAAGACAAAAAACCAGGTACTTTAGTAGGCGTCTTAGGTTGTATGGCTGAGCGATTGAAGCAAAAATTGCTTGACCAAGAAAAATTAGTGGATTTGGTGGTCGGACCAGATGCTTACCGTGATCTTCCCAACTTGATTGCAACAGCAGAAGATGGAGATAAAGGAATCAATGTATTTCTATCTAGGGAAGAAACTTATTCAAATATCAATCCTGTTCGATTGGGAAGCAATGGAGTAACCGCTTTTGTAACCATCATGAGAGGTTGTGATAATATGTGTTCGTTCTGTGTGGTTCCTTTCACTCGTGGACGAGAACGTAGCCGTGATCCTTTTTCTATTTTGGCAGAATGTACCGACTTATTCAACAGAGGTTTTCGTGAAGTTACCCTTTTGGGTCAAAATGTAGATTCTTATAAATGGAAAAATCCAGATACAGATGAAACCATTGATTTTGCGGATTTATTAGAATTGACGGCTAAAGTCAGCCCAGATTTGCGTGTACGTTTTTCTACTTCACACCCCAAGGACATTACCGATAAGGTCTTGTTCAATATGGCAAAATATGAAAATATTTGTAAGTACATTCACCTACCTGTTCAGTCTGGTAATTCTAATATTCTTAAAAAAATGAATCGTACCTACGATAGAGAATGGTACATCAACAAAATACATCGTATCTACGAAATTATGCCTGATTGTGCCATTTCTTCAGATATGATTGCTGGTTTCTGTGGTGAAACAGAAGAGGAACACCAAGAGACACTTTCTATCATGGAGATTGCTCAATATAGTATGTCTTATATGTTCTTTTATTCTGAGCGTCCCAATACACTAGCGCATAAAAAATACGAAGACGATGTTCCTTTGGAAGTTAAAAAACGTCGTTTGAATGAAATTATCCGTTTGCAAAATCAAATGTCATTTGAGCACAATCGCAAAGAAGTAGGGCAATATCACAAAATTTTGATTGAGAAAGTTTCTAAAAAGTCAGACCAAGAATTGGCAGGGCGTACCTCTCAAAACAAAATGGTCGTTTTCCCTCGTGAAGATGCCCAAATAGGTACTTATGCCTATGTCAAAATTCACGACTTCACTTCTGCTACTCTAAAAGGAACATTAGTAGACGAAGCAGAATACTTGCAACACAAGGCTTAA
- a CDS encoding IS1 family transposase: MCSISIQIKCPHCHNSKVVKNGKKTTGRQNFLCKNCGKQFQAEYLYQGADPSMKAQLQSSLLHGSGIRDCYKIFGISPKTTLRFILEQGEKIKITPRQKKYKKVQIDELYSFVNQKGKKVWVFYVYAPETKEILAVTMGKRTKKQLRYLMTQLKCLDIEIEFYCTDAFKSFKEVLPYYQHIIGKSFTKDIEGINTLIRSKIARFHRRTTKFSKKLKYQWHLFKIFVFYFNELPSYI, translated from the coding sequence ATGTGTTCAATATCTATACAAATAAAATGTCCTCATTGCCACAATTCAAAGGTCGTTAAAAACGGGAAAAAAACCACAGGAAGACAAAACTTTCTGTGTAAGAATTGTGGCAAACAATTTCAAGCTGAATATTTATACCAAGGAGCAGATCCAAGTATGAAAGCCCAGCTACAAAGTTCTTTATTACATGGTAGTGGTATTAGAGATTGTTACAAAATATTTGGAATTAGTCCTAAAACTACTCTTCGATTTATACTAGAGCAAGGAGAAAAAATTAAAATTACTCCTAGACAAAAGAAGTATAAAAAAGTGCAAATTGATGAGTTATATTCCTTTGTGAATCAGAAAGGTAAAAAAGTGTGGGTTTTCTACGTTTACGCTCCTGAGACCAAAGAAATATTAGCTGTAACAATGGGCAAACGTACAAAAAAGCAACTTCGATATTTAATGACACAATTAAAGTGTCTAGATATAGAAATTGAATTTTACTGTACAGATGCTTTTAAGAGTTTTAAAGAGGTCTTACCTTATTATCAACATATTATTGGTAAATCTTTTACTAAAGATATTGAAGGTATTAATACTCTTATTCGCTCTAAAATTGCACGATTTCACCGAAGAACTACCAAGTTTTCTAAGAAACTTAAGTATCAATGGCATTTGTTTAAAATTTTTGTCTTTTATTTCAATGAACTTCCATCATACATTTAA
- a CDS encoding GNAT family N-acetyltransferase has translation MKASKRLHFRSLTTEDTTALIRIYSDAEAMKFRANPPLLNEEEALQMIKKATQEAAHFSSKRWAIAKNDTNELIGTCVLTYDKQEPTCTIGYSIGKMFWNKGYGKELLHAMVQEVRTTNCKTIKAFVHPQNLASIAILEKEQFYQADASASENLLTYCLNIML, from the coding sequence ATGAAAGCAAGTAAACGATTGCATTTTAGATCCTTAACAACAGAAGATACAACGGCATTAATTCGCATTTATTCGGATGCAGAAGCGATGAAATTTAGGGCTAATCCTCCTCTCTTAAACGAAGAGGAGGCGCTCCAAATGATTAAAAAGGCAACGCAGGAAGCTGCCCATTTTTCGTCTAAAAGATGGGCGATTGCTAAAAACGATACCAATGAGTTAATTGGCACTTGCGTCTTGACCTATGATAAACAAGAGCCAACCTGTACCATTGGGTATTCTATTGGTAAAATGTTTTGGAATAAAGGATATGGCAAAGAGTTGCTACATGCAATGGTTCAAGAAGTAAGAACAACCAACTGCAAAACGATAAAAGCTTTTGTCCATCCTCAAAATTTGGCTTCTATAGCTATTTTAGAAAAGGAACAGTTTTATCAAGCTGATGCAAGCGCATCTGAAAATCTATTGACGTATTGTTTGAATATAATGTTATAA